The Streptomyces sp. NBC_00440 genome contains a region encoding:
- a CDS encoding DUF7144 family membrane protein: MAQSAAPSGGPTPHHTQPGRGSGSAWASGGTLFAGVLLFVDGVLGVLNGVVGIAKDSVYTRVGHYAYEFNLTAWGWIHLAIGVLLILTGLGILRGAPWARWLGVFMAGISVIANFMWLPYQPIWAFIAIAIGVFVIWSLLTDHHVRAPGR; encoded by the coding sequence ATGGCTCAGTCCGCAGCCCCCTCCGGGGGGCCCACACCTCACCACACGCAGCCCGGCAGGGGCAGCGGCAGTGCCTGGGCGAGTGGTGGAACCCTGTTCGCCGGTGTGCTGCTGTTCGTGGACGGCGTGCTGGGTGTGCTCAACGGCGTGGTCGGCATCGCGAAGGACAGCGTCTACACACGGGTCGGCCACTACGCGTACGAGTTCAACCTGACCGCCTGGGGCTGGATCCATCTGGCCATCGGCGTGCTCCTCATCCTCACCGGCCTGGGCATTCTCCGGGGTGCCCCCTGGGCCCGCTGGCTCGGCGTCTTCATGGCCGGGATCAGCGTCATCGCGAACTTCATGTGGCTGCCGTACCAGCCGATCTGGGCGTTCATCGCCATCGCGATCGGCGTCTTCGTGATCTGGTCCCTCCTGACGGACCACCACGTCAGGGCGCCTGGTCGGTGA
- a CDS encoding TetR/AcrR family transcriptional regulator, with protein sequence MQPSPAERTASAGLRARKKLRTRDALCHAALDLFGSRGFDGTTLDDIAAAADVSKRTLLRYFTGKEDVLLAVFRELAVLTLRELDRRPPEEPPLAALREATRRALTEVTRAGPEYRSTPACLAVLHLVAVTPGLLVSLHRVLLSEQDALAGILAAREHLADPADPRPQLLVSMHACAMTVAVRTWQASGSRDLDTLLHLIDLCLDNLSSAAGGPWAGSPVDRGLAGV encoded by the coding sequence ATGCAACCCAGCCCGGCCGAACGCACCGCGTCCGCCGGCCTGCGCGCCCGCAAGAAGCTCCGGACCCGCGACGCGCTCTGCCACGCGGCCCTCGACCTGTTCGGCTCCCGCGGCTTCGACGGCACCACGCTGGACGACATCGCGGCCGCGGCCGATGTGTCCAAACGCACGTTGCTGCGGTACTTCACGGGCAAGGAGGACGTGCTGCTCGCGGTGTTCCGGGAGCTGGCCGTACTCACCCTGCGCGAGCTGGACCGCAGGCCCCCGGAGGAGCCGCCGCTGGCCGCGCTGCGCGAAGCCACGCGCCGCGCCCTGACCGAGGTGACGCGGGCCGGTCCCGAGTACCGCTCCACGCCGGCCTGCCTCGCCGTACTGCACCTCGTGGCCGTCACACCCGGCCTGCTCGTCTCCCTCCACCGCGTCCTGCTGAGCGAGCAGGACGCACTCGCCGGGATCCTCGCCGCGCGGGAGCACCTCGCGGACCCGGCCGACCCGCGGCCCCAGCTCCTGGTGTCGATGCACGCCTGCGCCATGACGGTCGCCGTCCGCACCTGGCAGGCGAGCGGCAGCCGCGACCTCGACACCCTGCTGCACCTGATCGACCTGTGCCTCGACAACCTCAGCTCAGCGGCCGGAGGGCCGTGGGCGGGGTCACCGGTGGACCGGGGGCTGGCCGGGGTGTGA
- a CDS encoding aldo/keto reductase, with translation MSNAIGTNTTATATEPVREIRKVELGTGGPLVGVQGFGAMGISAVYGETDAAAARDALEATVEAGVTLIDTADMYGTGTNEEFLAPFVAAHRDEITLATKFAFEYRADDPAYRAIRNDPVYIRKAVEASLRRLDVDVIDLYYMHRRDPAVPFADSVGAMAELVQEGKVRHLGLSEVTGAELREAHAVHPIAALQSEWSVFSRDVERSAVGAAAELGVAFVPYSPLGRGLLTGAITGSDKDLSGSDFRQLLPRFTGDNAKANAALLAPLHEIAAARGATTAQIALAWVQQRARAHGLTVVPIPGTRKRSRLLENAAATRITLTDDELARLEPIAGQVAGDRYADMSITSVGREA, from the coding sequence ATGAGCAACGCCATCGGGACAAACACCACCGCCACCGCCACCGAACCGGTCCGCGAGATACGCAAGGTCGAGCTGGGCACCGGCGGCCCCCTCGTCGGCGTCCAGGGTTTCGGCGCCATGGGCATCAGCGCCGTCTACGGGGAGACGGACGCCGCGGCGGCCCGCGACGCCCTGGAGGCCACCGTCGAGGCGGGCGTCACCCTCATCGACACCGCCGACATGTACGGCACCGGCACCAACGAGGAGTTCCTCGCGCCGTTCGTCGCCGCGCACCGTGACGAGATCACCCTGGCCACCAAGTTCGCCTTCGAGTACCGCGCCGACGACCCGGCCTACCGGGCCATCCGGAACGATCCGGTGTACATCAGGAAGGCCGTCGAGGCGAGCCTGCGCCGCCTGGACGTCGATGTCATCGACCTCTACTACATGCACCGCCGCGACCCCGCCGTCCCGTTCGCCGATTCCGTCGGCGCCATGGCCGAACTGGTACAGGAGGGCAAGGTCAGGCACCTCGGCCTGAGCGAGGTCACCGGCGCCGAGCTGCGCGAGGCGCACGCCGTGCACCCGATCGCCGCCCTCCAGTCGGAGTGGTCGGTCTTCAGCCGGGACGTCGAGCGCAGCGCGGTGGGCGCGGCCGCCGAGCTGGGGGTGGCCTTCGTGCCGTACTCGCCGCTCGGCAGGGGGCTGCTGACCGGTGCCATCACCGGTTCGGACAAGGACCTCTCCGGCAGCGACTTCCGGCAGCTGCTGCCGCGTTTCACGGGCGACAACGCCAAGGCGAACGCCGCTCTCCTGGCACCGCTGCACGAGATCGCGGCCGCCCGCGGCGCCACCACGGCGCAGATCGCGCTGGCCTGGGTGCAGCAGCGGGCCCGGGCGCACGGCCTGACCGTCGTGCCGATCCCCGGGACCCGCAAGCGCAGCCGCCTCCTGGAGAACGCCGCGGCCACCCGGATCACGCTGACGGACGACGAGTTGGCGCGCCTTGAGCCGATCGCCGGCCAGGTGGCGGGCGACCGCTACGCGGACATGTCCATCACGTCCGTGGGCCGGGAGGCGTAG
- a CDS encoding MerR family transcriptional regulator, translated as MTVTESTPVKAPPVDHCLSVGPAHPLPDGQDRYTISEVVAYTGLSAPTLRWYEQIGLMPRVERSHTGQRRFDNRDLDWLAFVSKLRLTGMPVADMVRFAELVLRGEVTYQERQRILEQTRQEVVARIADLQGALAVLDSKIRFYAGAGTASERA; from the coding sequence ATGACGGTGACCGAGAGCACCCCCGTGAAGGCCCCACCCGTGGACCACTGCCTGTCCGTCGGACCGGCCCACCCGCTCCCCGACGGCCAGGACCGCTACACGATCAGCGAAGTCGTCGCGTACACCGGGCTCAGCGCGCCCACCCTGCGCTGGTACGAGCAGATCGGTCTGATGCCGCGCGTGGAGCGGTCGCACACCGGCCAGCGCCGCTTCGACAACAGGGACCTGGACTGGCTCGCCTTCGTGAGCAAACTGCGGCTGACCGGCATGCCGGTCGCCGACATGGTCCGCTTCGCGGAGCTGGTCCTCCGGGGCGAGGTCACCTACCAGGAACGGCAGCGGATTCTGGAGCAGACCCGGCAGGAAGTCGTCGCGCGCATCGCGGACTTGCAAGGCGCCCTCGCCGTACTGGACTCCAAGATCCGATTTTATGCGGGCGCCGGCACGGCGTCGGAAAGGGCCTGA
- a CDS encoding FAD-dependent oxidoreductase yields MSRPIRVAIVGAGPAGIYAADALLKSDAAQTPGVSIDLFERMPAPFGLIRYGVAPDHPRIKGIITALHKVLDKPQIRLFGNVDYPNDLTLDDLHRFYDAVVFSTGAMADRALDIPGIALDGSFGAADFVSWYDGHPDVPRTWPLEAGKVAVLGVGNVALDVARILAKTADELLPTEIPPNVHSGLQQNKAVEVHVFGRRGPAQAKFSPMELRELDHSPNIEVVVNPEDIDYDEGSIATRRGDKQANMVASTLENWAIRDAGDRPHKLFLHFFESPEEIIGEDGRVVGLRTERTELDGTGNVRGTGRFTDWDVQAVYRAVGYRSDELPKLPFDVASGTVPHEAGRVLAADGSHQTAVYVTGWIKRGPIGLIGHTKGDANETVACLLDDHAAGRLPGAGLPDPDAVTVFLAERGVRYTTWDGWHQLDSHERSLGDAEGRERVKVVEREDMLRHSGA; encoded by the coding sequence ATGTCTCGTCCCATCCGAGTCGCGATCGTCGGTGCCGGCCCGGCCGGTATCTACGCCGCCGACGCCCTGCTGAAGTCCGACGCCGCCCAGACCCCGGGCGTCTCCATCGACCTGTTCGAGCGGATGCCCGCACCGTTCGGGCTGATCCGCTACGGGGTCGCCCCGGACCACCCGCGGATCAAGGGCATCATCACCGCGCTGCACAAGGTGCTGGACAAGCCTCAGATACGGCTCTTCGGCAATGTGGACTACCCCAACGACCTCACGCTGGACGACCTGCACCGCTTCTACGACGCCGTGGTCTTCTCCACCGGCGCGATGGCGGACCGGGCCCTGGACATTCCCGGGATAGCCCTGGACGGCTCGTTCGGCGCCGCGGACTTCGTCTCCTGGTACGACGGCCACCCCGACGTCCCGCGCACCTGGCCGCTGGAGGCCGGGAAGGTCGCCGTGCTCGGGGTGGGCAACGTCGCCCTGGACGTGGCCCGGATCCTGGCCAAGACCGCCGACGAGCTGCTGCCCACCGAGATCCCGCCGAACGTCCACAGCGGGCTGCAGCAGAACAAGGCCGTCGAGGTCCATGTCTTCGGCCGCCGCGGACCCGCGCAGGCCAAGTTCAGCCCGATGGAACTGCGCGAGCTCGACCACTCGCCGAACATCGAGGTCGTGGTCAACCCCGAGGACATCGACTACGACGAGGGCTCGATCGCCACCCGCCGCGGTGACAAGCAGGCCAACATGGTCGCCTCCACCCTGGAGAACTGGGCCATCCGCGACGCCGGGGACCGCCCGCACAAGCTTTTCCTGCACTTCTTCGAGTCCCCGGAGGAGATCATCGGCGAGGACGGGCGCGTGGTCGGGCTGCGTACGGAGCGCACCGAGCTGGACGGCACCGGCAACGTCCGCGGCACCGGCCGCTTCACCGACTGGGACGTCCAGGCCGTCTACCGCGCGGTGGGTTACCGCTCGGACGAGCTGCCCAAGCTGCCCTTCGACGTGGCCTCCGGCACCGTTCCCCACGAGGCCGGGCGCGTGCTGGCCGCCGACGGCAGCCACCAGACCGCCGTCTATGTCACCGGCTGGATCAAGCGCGGCCCGATCGGGCTCATCGGCCACACCAAGGGCGACGCCAACGAGACCGTGGCCTGCCTCCTCGACGACCACGCCGCCGGGCGCCTCCCCGGCGCCGGCCTGCCGGACCCGGATGCCGTCACCGTCTTCCTGGCGGAGCGCGGCGTCCGCTACACCACGTGGGACGGCTGGCACCAGCTCGACAGCCACGAGCGGAGCCTGGGCGACGCGGAGGGCCGCGAGCGCGTGAAGGTCGTCGAGCGCGAGGACATGCTCCGCCACAGCGGCGCCTGA